A single region of the Thermococcus zilligii AN1 genome encodes:
- a CDS encoding PCNA-inhibitor, translating to MYRRIDEFIEAGGSVKKEEEPEKRKKRLKETSLDAFLPAEHVAYFKQLRIGSKKIRNAKIEEL from the coding sequence ATGTACCGCAGGATAGACGAGTTCATAGAAGCCGGGGGCTCGGTCAAGAAAGAGGAAGAACCGGAAAAGAGAAAAAAGCGCCTGAAGGAGACCAGTCTGGACGCTTTTCTCCCAGCTGAGCACGTTGCTTACTTCAAACAGCTCCGCATCGGGTCAAAAAAGATACGAAACGCAAAG